Proteins encoded together in one Gigantopelta aegis isolate Gae_Host chromosome 8, Gae_host_genome, whole genome shotgun sequence window:
- the LOC121379106 gene encoding uncharacterized protein LOC121379106 — translation MVQLFYYETRGKCCRKVFRYEGYPAKVLLFPYEGWAQPALITYWILKTYWWSRTKCKVVEITGSKKNTTKGKMVDKGNGTMMIQGRFKQLPNQPDFRMHLTTNVSQADFQLGYCVTGTLERGDKRKGELQLTHFAMVKRKGY, via the coding sequence ATGGTTCAGCTGTTCTACTACGAGACTCGCGGCAAGTGCTGCCGGAAGGTGTTCCGCTACGAGGGCTACCCGGCCAAAGTGCTGCTCTTCCCGTACGAGGGCTGGGCGCAACCCGCGCTCATCACCTACTGGATCCTCAAGACCTACTGGTGGAGCAGGACCAAGTGCAAGGTCGTCGAGATCACGGGGTCGAAGAAGAACACCACGAAGGGCAAGATGGTGGACAAGGGGAACGGGACGATGATGATCCAGGGCAGGTTCAAGCAGCTGCCTAATCAGCCCGACTTCAGGATGCACCTTACAACGAACGTGAGCCAGGCGGACTTCCAGCTGGGTTACTGCGTTACGGGCACGCTCGAACGTGGCGACAAACGCAAGGGCGAGCTGCAGTTGACCCATTTCGCCATGGTCAAGAGAAAAGGATACTGA